In Salinirussus salinus, the following proteins share a genomic window:
- the psmA gene encoding archaeal proteasome endopeptidase complex subunit alpha: MQGQNQQQAYDRGITIFSPDGRLYQVEYAREAVKRGTASIGVRTSDGVVLAVDKRIRSPLMERDSVEKIHKADDHIGIASAGHVADARQLIDFARRRAQVNQLRYDEPIGVETLTKEVTDYIQQYTQVGGARPFGVALIIAGIADGKPKLYETDPSGTPYEWKALAVGADRGDIREYLEENYSEEMDLEAGVRLALEALASVNDDELAPEGIGVATISVDDEVFSELTDDEKASYLSEFGLLAEDDDGEETEE, translated from the coding sequence ATGCAGGGTCAAAACCAACAGCAGGCGTACGACCGCGGGATCACGATCTTCTCGCCGGACGGGCGCCTCTACCAGGTCGAGTACGCCCGCGAGGCAGTCAAACGCGGGACGGCGAGCATCGGCGTCCGGACCAGCGACGGGGTCGTCCTCGCGGTCGACAAGCGGATCCGCTCGCCGCTGATGGAACGGGACAGCGTCGAGAAGATCCACAAGGCCGACGACCACATCGGCATCGCCAGCGCCGGCCACGTCGCCGACGCCCGCCAGCTGATCGACTTCGCGCGCCGGCGCGCCCAGGTCAATCAGCTCCGGTACGACGAGCCGATCGGCGTCGAGACGCTCACCAAGGAGGTCACCGACTACATCCAGCAGTACACCCAGGTCGGCGGTGCCCGGCCCTTCGGCGTGGCGCTGATCATCGCCGGTATCGCGGACGGCAAGCCCAAGCTCTACGAGACCGACCCCTCGGGCACCCCCTACGAGTGGAAGGCGCTGGCGGTCGGCGCCGACCGCGGCGACATCCGCGAGTATCTCGAGGAAAACTACAGCGAGGAGATGGACCTGGAGGCGGGCGTCCGGCTCGCGCTCGAGGCGCTGGCCTCCGTCAACGACGACGAGCTCGCCCCCGAGGGGATCGGCGTCGCGACGATCTCCGTCGACGACGAGGTGTTCTCCGAGCTCACCGACGACGAAAAGGCGTCGTATCTCTCCGAGTTCGGACTGCTGGCGGAGGATGACGACGGCGAGGAGACCGAGGAATAG
- a CDS encoding ribosome assembly factor SBDS has product MISLDEAVTARLESHGERFEVLVDPDAALAIKRGEFEGDLEDVIAAEDVFEDASSGDRPAENALEEVFGTTDPLEVIPEVIREGEIQITADQRREMQEQKRRQLINQITRNAVNPQMDDAPHPPERIESALEETDFRVDPMEPVESQVDDALDALRPVIPIRFDTVTVAVQLPPDYAGSGQAKVREFGDLEREEWQSDGSWVGVLQFPAGMQNDFYDLVNEVSSGEAETQIIKDEDDLDTR; this is encoded by the coding sequence ATGATATCACTCGACGAGGCCGTGACGGCGCGGCTGGAGTCCCACGGCGAGCGGTTCGAGGTGCTCGTCGACCCGGACGCCGCCCTCGCTATCAAACGCGGGGAGTTCGAGGGCGACCTGGAAGACGTCATCGCCGCGGAGGACGTCTTCGAGGACGCGTCCTCGGGCGACCGGCCGGCCGAGAACGCCCTGGAGGAGGTCTTCGGCACCACGGACCCGCTGGAGGTCATCCCGGAGGTGATCCGGGAGGGCGAGATCCAGATCACGGCCGACCAGCGCCGGGAGATGCAGGAACAGAAGCGCCGACAGCTGATCAACCAGATCACGCGCAACGCGGTCAACCCCCAGATGGACGACGCCCCCCACCCGCCCGAGCGCATCGAGTCCGCCCTGGAGGAGACCGACTTCCGGGTCGACCCGATGGAGCCCGTCGAGAGCCAGGTCGACGACGCGCTGGACGCGCTCCGGCCGGTCATCCCGATCCGCTTCGACACTGTCACTGTGGCCGTCCAGCTCCCCCCGGACTACGCCGGCAGCGGCCAGGCGAAGGTGCGGGAGTTCGGCGACCTCGAGCGCGAGGAGTGGCAGTCCGACGGCTCCTGGGTCGGCGTGCTCCAGTTCCCTGCGGGGATGCAAAACGACTTCTACGACCTCGTCAACGAGGTCTCCAGCGGCGAGGCAGAGACACAGATCATCAAAGACGAGGACGACCTCGATACGCGGTAA
- a CDS encoding FUN14 domain-containing protein, producing the protein MVLENFNATALGVQMGGSAIIGAVIGYAAKKVAKIIAIIVGLELILFKFLETQGFLVINWGKLGGAFEGLANDAPGQAQSLVNTFVSTAGIGAGFAAGFFLGFKRA; encoded by the coding sequence ATGGTACTGGAGAACTTCAACGCGACGGCCCTCGGCGTGCAGATGGGCGGGAGCGCCATCATCGGCGCCGTCATCGGGTACGCCGCCAAGAAGGTCGCGAAGATCATCGCGATCATCGTCGGGCTGGAGCTCATCCTCTTCAAGTTCCTCGAGACCCAGGGCTTTCTCGTCATCAACTGGGGGAAGCTGGGCGGCGCCTTCGAGGGACTGGCAAACGACGCCCCGGGCCAGGCGCAGTCGCTCGTGAACACCTTCGTCTCGACTGCCGGGATCGGTGCGGGCTTCGCCGCCGGCTTCTTCCTCGGCTTCAAGCGCGCCTGA
- the hflX gene encoding GTPase HflX gives MTERDTRTERAVIAKRVDSGDADTAEIRDLAAAAGYRVVDELTQTRTEDAAYHFGEGKVEAIARAVVEGDATVLVVDNELGPYQTFNIGNKLPDGVRVVDRFRLILEIFGQRAQTRKAQLQVELAELRYELPRAEAKASLAKRDERPGFMGLGEYDESRERDIKARISRIRDELENIEQTDQHRREQRRESGFDLVALAGYTNAGKSTLLRRLAADLDVDENEQLHPDLDATAESENRLFTTLGTTTRRADMDRRDVLVTDTVGFISDLPHWLVESFKSTLDAVYRADLVLLVVDVTEPVEEMREKLVTSHDTLYERNEAPIVTVLNKVDRVEEATVERKREALSALAPNPVTVSARTGENLDALRERIHEELPALERERLVLPMNDDTMSVVSWIHDHANVRDVDYGDQVVIEFEARPAVVEQSRAKAGDLVASA, from the coding sequence GTGACGGAGCGAGACACGCGAACCGAGCGGGCCGTGATCGCAAAGCGAGTCGACAGCGGGGACGCGGACACCGCCGAGATCCGCGACCTCGCCGCCGCCGCGGGCTACCGTGTCGTCGACGAACTGACCCAGACCCGGACCGAGGACGCCGCCTACCACTTCGGGGAGGGGAAAGTCGAAGCGATTGCCAGGGCCGTCGTCGAGGGCGATGCGACGGTTCTCGTGGTGGACAACGAGCTCGGTCCCTACCAGACGTTCAACATCGGCAACAAACTCCCAGACGGAGTCAGAGTGGTCGACCGGTTCCGGCTGATCCTGGAGATCTTCGGCCAGCGGGCTCAGACCCGGAAGGCCCAGCTGCAGGTCGAACTCGCCGAGTTGCGGTACGAACTCCCGCGGGCGGAGGCCAAGGCGAGCCTGGCAAAGCGGGACGAGCGGCCCGGCTTCATGGGACTCGGCGAGTACGACGAGAGCCGCGAACGGGACATCAAGGCGCGCATCTCCCGGATCCGCGACGAACTCGAGAACATCGAGCAGACCGACCAGCACCGCCGCGAGCAGCGCCGCGAGTCCGGATTCGACCTGGTGGCGCTGGCCGGCTACACCAACGCCGGCAAGTCGACGCTGTTGCGCCGGCTCGCCGCAGACCTGGACGTCGACGAGAACGAACAACTCCACCCGGACCTGGACGCGACCGCCGAGTCCGAGAACCGGCTATTCACGACGCTGGGGACGACAACCCGCCGGGCCGACATGGACCGCCGGGACGTGCTCGTGACGGACACGGTCGGGTTCATCTCCGACCTGCCCCACTGGCTGGTCGAGTCGTTCAAGTCCACGCTCGATGCCGTCTACCGCGCGGACCTGGTCCTGCTGGTCGTGGACGTCACCGAGCCGGTCGAGGAGATGCGCGAGAAGCTCGTCACGAGCCACGACACCCTCTACGAGCGCAACGAGGCGCCGATCGTCACCGTGCTGAACAAGGTCGACCGGGTCGAGGAGGCGACCGTCGAGCGAAAGCGGGAGGCGCTGTCGGCGCTCGCCCCCAACCCCGTGACCGTGAGCGCCAGGACCGGCGAGAACCTCGACGCCCTCCGCGAACGGATCCACGAGGAGCTCCCGGCCCTCGAACGCGAGCGGCTCGTTCTCCCGATGAACGACGACACCATGAGCGTCGTCTCCTGGATCCACGACCACGCCAACGTCCGCGACGTGGACTACGGCGACCAGGTCGTCATCGAGTTCGAGGCCCGCCCGGCGGTCGTCGAGCAGTCCCGCGCGAAAGCCGGTGACCTCGTCGCCTCGGCCTGA
- a CDS encoding NAD(P)H-hydrate dehydratase, which yields MITGSEMAVVDANAAGLGVPQKQLMESSGNAVARRARELVDPGASVTVVCGRGNNGGDAFVTARFLSEYDVEVLLLGRAETVTTDIARENWEALLDSDIPAREVRDSTDVALGEPDLVVDAMLGTGVSGQLREPAATAAAAMNDSDAPVLSVDVPSGLDGDTGELAGNAVEADHVVTFHATKPGLADLDADVTVADIGIPDAAEAFTGPGDLLRLSRDPQSHKGDHGEVLVVGGGPYAGAPALTAQAALRAGADLVRVACPTSVAHEVQGYREDLIVRPVEGRQFEPGHVGRVLEFAEEQDAIVVGPGLGNDPDSLEAARALLEGYSGTAVVDADALQVVPDLTTEADLVCTPHQGELVGMGGPRSDDWRERRDLVAEFAADLGHTLLVKGHYDVVSDGERTRVNRTGNPGMTVGGTGDVLAGVTGALAATQEPVHAAAIAAYANGRAGDIVVGERGNGLLASDMVEAVPAAMRREE from the coding sequence ATGATCACTGGCTCCGAGATGGCAGTCGTCGACGCGAACGCGGCCGGACTCGGCGTCCCGCAGAAGCAACTGATGGAGTCGAGCGGGAACGCCGTCGCCCGCCGGGCGAGAGAGCTGGTCGACCCCGGGGCGTCGGTGACGGTCGTCTGTGGCCGCGGGAACAACGGCGGCGACGCCTTCGTGACTGCCCGCTTTCTGAGCGAGTACGACGTCGAAGTCCTGCTACTCGGCCGGGCCGAGACGGTCACCACCGACATCGCCCGGGAGAACTGGGAGGCGTTGCTGGACAGCGACATTCCGGCCCGCGAGGTCCGGGACTCCACGGATGTCGCGCTGGGGGAGCCGGACCTGGTCGTCGACGCGATGCTCGGCACGGGGGTCAGCGGCCAGCTCCGCGAACCCGCGGCGACGGCCGCCGCCGCGATGAACGACAGCGACGCGCCCGTCCTCTCGGTGGACGTCCCCTCGGGGCTGGACGGCGACACCGGCGAGCTGGCCGGGAACGCCGTCGAGGCAGACCACGTCGTCACGTTCCACGCCACCAAGCCCGGGCTGGCGGACCTCGACGCCGACGTAACCGTCGCCGACATCGGCATCCCGGACGCGGCGGAGGCGTTCACGGGACCGGGGGACCTGCTGCGGCTGAGCCGGGACCCGCAGAGCCACAAGGGCGACCACGGCGAGGTCCTGGTGGTGGGCGGCGGGCCCTACGCCGGAGCACCCGCCCTGACCGCGCAAGCCGCGCTCCGGGCCGGGGCCGACCTCGTGCGGGTGGCCTGCCCGACGAGCGTCGCCCACGAGGTCCAGGGCTACCGGGAGGACCTGATCGTCCGGCCGGTCGAGGGCCGACAGTTCGAGCCCGGCCACGTCGGCCGGGTGCTGGAGTTCGCGGAGGAACAGGACGCAATCGTCGTCGGCCCCGGGCTCGGAAACGACCCCGACAGCCTCGAGGCCGCCCGCGCGCTGCTCGAGGGGTACTCGGGGACTGCGGTCGTCGACGCCGACGCCCTCCAGGTGGTGCCCGACCTGACCACGGAGGCGGACCTGGTCTGTACGCCCCACCAGGGCGAACTCGTGGGGATGGGCGGGCCCCGCAGCGACGACTGGCGCGAGCGCCGCGACCTCGTGGCCGAGTTCGCCGCCGACCTCGGTCACACCCTGCTCGTGAAGGGGCACTACGACGTGGTCTCCGACGGCGAGCGCACGCGTGTCAACCGGACCGGGAATCCCGGGATGACCGTCGGCGGGACCGGCGACGTGCTCGCGGGCGTGACGGGCGCGCTGGCGGCCACGCAGGAGCCGGTCCACGCCGCAGCCATCGCGGCCTACGCCAACGGCCGCGCGGGGGACATCGTGGTCGGGGAGCGGGGGAACGGCCTGCTGGCGAGCGACATGGTCGAGGCCGTCCCTGCGGCGATGCGTCGGGAGGAGTGA
- a CDS encoding acylphosphatase, whose product MSRTRAHVYVTGTVQGVYFRATTRDEARERGVDGWVRNLDDGRVEAVFEGPEEDVEAMVEFCQEGSEAARVEDVDVSYGEPEGEGRFRVQW is encoded by the coding sequence ATGTCACGGACGCGCGCACACGTCTACGTCACGGGAACGGTGCAGGGAGTCTACTTCCGGGCGACGACCCGCGACGAGGCCCGCGAGCGCGGCGTCGACGGGTGGGTACGCAACCTCGACGACGGCCGCGTCGAGGCGGTCTTCGAGGGGCCAGAAGAGGACGTCGAGGCGATGGTCGAGTTCTGCCAGGAGGGCAGCGAGGCCGCCCGGGTCGAGGACGTCGATGTGAGTTACGGGGAGCCCGAGGGAGAGGGGCGGTTCCGGGTGCAGTGGTAG
- a CDS encoding DNA-3-methyladenine glycosylase family protein gives MERGTIDVASLSGGLDLQATLESGQSYLWWREDGADFEAGTAGDDGWYLTTARVDGTPVAVRARQRDGRLEWESTVDAGPLLYRRLGLDDDLPTIRGTSPDDRLVRRAYDEYWGMRIVRDPAFPSLVSFICSAQMRVSRIHGMQQSLREAFGTPVEFDGRTYHAFPTPEQLAAASEDRLRELKLGYRAPYVKRTAEMVADAEADPREAAGRDYENAREYLTRFVGVGEKVADCVLLFSLGYLQAVPLDTWIRTTIEEYYPDCDRGTYADTSRAIRERLGGEFAGYTQTYIFHYLRHADEAPEA, from the coding sequence ATGGAGCGCGGGACCATCGACGTGGCGTCGCTGTCCGGCGGCCTGGACCTCCAGGCCACACTCGAGAGCGGGCAGTCCTACCTCTGGTGGCGCGAGGACGGTGCCGACTTCGAGGCCGGCACCGCCGGCGACGACGGCTGGTATCTCACCACCGCCCGCGTCGACGGGACGCCGGTCGCCGTCCGCGCCCGCCAGCGCGACGGGCGCCTGGAGTGGGAGTCGACCGTCGACGCCGGGCCGCTACTGTATCGCCGGCTCGGCCTCGACGACGACCTCCCGACCATCCGCGGGACTTCCCCCGACGACCGGCTCGTCCGGCGGGCCTACGACGAGTACTGGGGGATGCGGATCGTCCGCGACCCGGCCTTTCCCTCCCTGGTCTCCTTCATCTGCTCGGCCCAGATGCGCGTCTCGCGGATCCACGGGATGCAACAGTCCCTCCGGGAGGCCTTCGGAACGCCGGTCGAGTTCGACGGCAGGACCTACCACGCCTTTCCCACGCCCGAACAGCTCGCGGCGGCCAGCGAGGACCGGCTCCGCGAGCTCAAGCTGGGCTACCGGGCGCCATACGTCAAGCGGACCGCGGAGATGGTCGCCGACGCCGAGGCCGACCCCCGGGAAGCGGCCGGGCGGGACTACGAGAACGCCCGCGAGTACCTCACGCGGTTCGTCGGCGTGGGCGAGAAGGTCGCCGACTGCGTCCTGCTGTTCTCGCTTGGCTACCTCCAAGCGGTGCCGCTCGACACCTGGATCCGGACGACCATCGAGGAGTACTACCCCGACTGCGACCGCGGTACCTACGCCGACACCTCCCGGGCGATCCGGGAGCGCCTCGGCGGGGAGTTCGCGGGGTACACCCAGACCTACATCTTCCACTACCTCCGTCACGCCGACGAGGCCCCCGAGGCCTGA
- a CDS encoding DUF555 domain-containing protein, whose amino-acid sequence MDCRVVVEAAVPVYDVETTDEAVRIAISKTGEMLNPDLNYVEINMGERACPNCGETHDPAFIAADESLVALELEMTVFNVERDEHAARIARKEIGQRLENIPLEVIEIEELEEEGGDGDDEDVSDEVDSTAEDDHAGSPDDPDDTGSPGSGDRPESGDDEVLPEFEELIDE is encoded by the coding sequence ATGGACTGTCGAGTTGTCGTCGAGGCCGCCGTACCGGTGTACGACGTGGAGACAACGGACGAGGCGGTCCGGATCGCGATCTCGAAGACCGGCGAGATGCTGAATCCGGACCTCAACTACGTCGAGATCAACATGGGCGAGCGGGCCTGTCCCAACTGCGGGGAGACCCACGACCCCGCCTTCATCGCCGCCGACGAGAGCCTCGTCGCGCTGGAGCTCGAGATGACGGTCTTTAATGTCGAGCGGGACGAACACGCCGCCCGGATCGCCCGCAAGGAGATCGGCCAGCGTCTGGAGAACATCCCGCTCGAGGTCATCGAGATCGAAGAGCTCGAAGAGGAAGGTGGGGACGGGGACGACGAAGACGTGTCGGACGAAGTGGACAGTACCGCCGAGGACGACCACGCTGGCAGCCCCGACGACCCGGACGACACCGGGTCACCGGGCTCCGGCGACCGCCCGGAGTCCGGGGACGACGAGGTTCTCCCGGAGTTCGAGGAACTCATCGACGAGTAG
- a CDS encoding UPF0058 family protein, translating to MKKQELIHLHGLLAQVQNHYEQETGDTVDHDEYVTLGVQPTSIHRSKTDHKAAVFALARGITSEMEVEEAEPVSAAAD from the coding sequence ATGAAGAAGCAAGAGCTCATTCATCTGCACGGTCTTCTTGCACAGGTACAGAATCACTACGAGCAGGAGACCGGCGACACTGTCGACCACGACGAGTACGTGACACTCGGCGTCCAGCCGACATCGATCCACCGGTCCAAAACCGACCACAAAGCGGCCGTGTTCGCGCTGGCGCGAGGGATCACCTCCGAGATGGAGGTCGAAGAGGCCGAGCCCGTCTCCGCAGCCGCGGACTGA
- a CDS encoding transporter translates to MSAIDTVVYAAHLLFAGLWSGSVLFVAYAVLPAARDGEVSADLLGSLSGKLTTVSRTSALLLLLTGGHMAGTQYTAESLFGTFPGYNVLAMVVLWFLLAGFVEVGTSRLSDGTGRDKVREPAAAARPFVLAASATAVLLLVNAGILFAYWRGVVPV, encoded by the coding sequence ATGTCCGCCATCGATACCGTCGTGTACGCCGCCCACCTGTTGTTCGCCGGGCTGTGGTCGGGGAGTGTGCTGTTCGTCGCCTACGCAGTGTTGCCGGCGGCGCGGGACGGCGAGGTGAGCGCCGACCTCCTCGGAAGCCTCAGCGGGAAGCTGACGACCGTTTCGCGGACGAGCGCGCTGCTTCTCCTGTTGACCGGCGGGCACATGGCCGGGACACAGTACACCGCCGAGAGCCTGTTCGGCACGTTTCCGGGGTACAACGTCCTCGCCATGGTCGTCCTCTGGTTCCTGCTCGCGGGGTTCGTCGAGGTCGGGACCAGCAGGCTCTCGGACGGTACCGGCCGTGACAAGGTCCGCGAGCCCGCCGCTGCCGCCCGGCCGTTCGTGCTGGCTGCCAGCGCGACGGCCGTGCTGTTGCTGGTCAACGCCGGGATCCTGTTCGCGTACTGGCGGGGCGTCGTCCCGGTCTAG
- a CDS encoding GMC family oxidoreductase, translating to MSRAPEGRADVCVVGAGPAGALLAHGLAEAGHEVVVLEAGPRFRFEERDGRMERAIRPAFDTGDVWEMGGERDAFAAGGDRYYPLNVARVKGVGGSTLHWQGMVMRLHESDFAGENGPGPAWPIDYEDLRPYYAEAERKLGVAGADDNPFAPPREEPFPMPAFRPSYSDSLFAEACERLGVTTHSVPNARNSEGYDGRSACVGYGTCQPVCPSGAKYSADHHVRKAEEAGARVVDRAPVQHLETDGERVTAARYATPEGAYEQRARQFVLAAGGIETPRLLLLSRSRDHPDGLANSSGLVGHYFMDHLFAGAGGTLDRRTRQNHVGFLTSGSHQFYDHPGQAVERDGEPVVPGVDSGALQPIKLEFLNYAGPSPVEMALGSETWGDDLLADLREGYGHSIAMGGLVGQPPRKENRVTLDTSTTDDHGNPVPDIRWSWGPRLERTLRRANAIQRAVLSELGADLAWTVGPADTGPAYHHMGTTRMGVDPAESVVNPRLRTHDLPNLTVASSSVFPTAGSMNPTLTIAALALKAADHLKADL from the coding sequence ATGAGCAGGGCACCCGAGGGCCGCGCCGACGTCTGTGTGGTCGGCGCGGGACCGGCGGGGGCGCTTCTCGCCCACGGACTCGCCGAGGCGGGCCACGAAGTCGTCGTGCTGGAGGCCGGTCCACGGTTCCGGTTCGAGGAGCGCGACGGGCGGATGGAGCGGGCGATCCGTCCCGCGTTCGACACCGGCGACGTCTGGGAGATGGGCGGCGAGCGCGACGCCTTCGCGGCGGGCGGCGACCGCTACTACCCGCTGAACGTCGCCCGTGTGAAGGGCGTCGGCGGGTCGACGCTGCACTGGCAGGGGATGGTGATGCGCCTCCACGAGTCGGATTTCGCCGGCGAGAACGGGCCCGGGCCGGCCTGGCCCATCGACTACGAGGACCTGCGGCCCTACTACGCCGAGGCCGAACGGAAGCTGGGAGTGGCCGGGGCCGACGACAATCCCTTCGCCCCCCCGCGCGAGGAGCCGTTCCCGATGCCCGCCTTCCGGCCGAGCTACAGCGACTCGCTGTTCGCCGAGGCCTGCGAGCGGCTGGGGGTCACGACCCACTCGGTGCCCAACGCCCGCAACTCCGAGGGATACGACGGTCGCAGCGCCTGCGTCGGCTACGGGACCTGCCAGCCGGTCTGTCCCTCCGGGGCGAAGTACAGCGCGGACCACCACGTCCGGAAGGCCGAGGAGGCAGGTGCCCGCGTGGTCGACAGGGCGCCCGTCCAGCACCTGGAGACCGACGGTGAGCGCGTGACGGCCGCCCGCTACGCGACGCCGGAGGGAGCGTACGAGCAGCGCGCCCGCCAGTTCGTGCTCGCCGCCGGCGGGATCGAGACCCCTCGGCTCCTGTTGCTCTCGCGGTCCCGCGACCACCCCGACGGGCTCGCCAACTCCAGCGGGCTGGTGGGTCACTACTTCATGGACCACCTGTTCGCGGGCGCGGGCGGAACCCTCGACCGCCGGACCCGCCAGAACCACGTCGGCTTTCTCACGAGCGGGAGCCACCAGTTCTACGACCACCCCGGACAGGCAGTCGAGCGCGACGGGGAACCCGTGGTTCCGGGTGTCGACAGCGGGGCCCTCCAGCCGATCAAACTCGAGTTCCTGAACTACGCCGGCCCCTCACCCGTCGAGATGGCGCTCGGGAGCGAGACCTGGGGGGACGACCTTCTGGCGGACCTGCGCGAGGGGTACGGCCACAGCATCGCCATGGGCGGGCTGGTCGGCCAGCCCCCCCGAAAGGAGAACCGCGTGACGCTCGACACCTCGACGACCGACGACCACGGCAACCCGGTCCCCGACATCCGGTGGTCGTGGGGCCCGCGGCTCGAGCGCACGCTCCGGCGGGCAAACGCAATCCAGCGTGCGGTCCTCTCGGAACTCGGGGCCGACCTCGCGTGGACGGTCGGACCGGCGGACACCGGTCCCGCCTACCACCACATGGGGACGACGCGGATGGGTGTCGACCCCGCCGAGAGCGTGGTGAACCCGCGGCTACGGACTCACGACCTCCCGAACCTGACTGTCGCTTCGAGCAGCGTCTTCCCGACTGCGGGCTCGATGAACCCGACGCTGACCATCGCGGCGCTGGCGCTGAAGGCCGCCGACCACCTGAAAGCGGACCTCTAG
- the acs gene encoding acetate--CoA ligase gives MSETDDTELEARLAEQDEFEPPESFVEGANVTDPGVYDEFEESWPDCWEQAADLLDWDEEYDQVLEDSNPPFYEWFTGGSLNASHQCIDRHLPERADEAAIEWVGEPTDEPDRTITYGELYEEVNEFAAALRDLGVGEDDVVTMYMPMVPELALALLACSRIGAPHSVVFAGFSASALAERMNDADSEYLLTANGYYRRGDPLDHLAKTNEGLAEVEHDVETVVVDRLGEDGFGHDLTDDQHDYDDLLADHRGAEVEPVERDAEDMLFLMYTSGTTGKPKGVKHTTGGYLSWVTWTSQAVLDIKPEDTYFCTADIGWITGHSYIVYGPLSLGTTTVMYEGTPDYPDNDRLWEIVEDLEANQFYTAPTAIRSFMKWGEEYPNRHDLSSLRLLGTVGEPINPKAWKWYYKHVGDEDCPIVDTWWQTETGGMMVTTLPGVKNMKPGSAGPPLPGVDVRVVDAEGGEVPAGGAGYLTVHKPWPGMLRTLYRNDERFIDEYWAVYSDTDSDDPEDWVYFPEDGAKVDDDGYITVVGRVDDVVNVSGHRLGTMEIESAVVAAEGVAEAAVVGADHDVKGEAVHAYVILEDGHEAGEEMRARIEESVEDAIGPIARPERVVFTPELPKTRSGKIMRRLLEEISDGEELGDTSTLRNPDVVEDIRQDVQGD, from the coding sequence ATGAGCGAGACAGACGACACCGAACTCGAGGCGCGACTGGCCGAACAGGACGAGTTCGAACCGCCCGAGTCGTTCGTCGAGGGGGCCAACGTCACCGACCCCGGGGTCTACGACGAGTTCGAGGAGTCCTGGCCGGACTGCTGGGAGCAAGCCGCCGACCTGCTTGACTGGGACGAGGAGTACGACCAGGTGCTCGAGGACTCGAACCCCCCCTTCTACGAGTGGTTCACGGGCGGCTCGCTGAACGCCTCCCACCAGTGCATCGACCGCCACCTCCCCGAACGGGCCGACGAGGCGGCCATCGAGTGGGTCGGCGAGCCCACCGACGAGCCCGACCGGACGATCACCTACGGGGAGCTATACGAGGAGGTCAACGAGTTCGCCGCCGCGCTCCGTGACCTGGGGGTCGGCGAGGACGACGTCGTCACGATGTACATGCCGATGGTGCCCGAACTCGCGCTGGCGCTGCTGGCGTGTTCGCGGATCGGCGCCCCCCACTCGGTGGTCTTCGCGGGCTTCTCGGCGAGCGCGCTGGCCGAGCGGATGAACGACGCCGACTCCGAGTACCTGCTGACGGCCAACGGCTACTACCGCCGCGGGGACCCGCTCGACCACCTCGCGAAGACCAACGAGGGGCTCGCCGAAGTCGAGCACGACGTGGAGACGGTGGTCGTCGACCGGCTGGGCGAGGACGGCTTCGGGCACGACCTGACCGACGACCAGCACGACTACGACGACCTGCTGGCCGACCACCGCGGCGCGGAGGTCGAGCCGGTCGAGCGCGACGCCGAGGACATGCTCTTTCTGATGTACACCTCGGGGACAACGGGCAAACCCAAGGGGGTCAAACACACCACCGGCGGCTACCTCTCGTGGGTGACCTGGACCTCGCAGGCGGTGCTCGACATCAAGCCCGAGGACACCTACTTCTGTACCGCCGACATCGGCTGGATCACCGGCCACTCCTACATCGTCTACGGCCCCCTTTCGCTGGGAACGACGACCGTCATGTACGAGGGGACGCCCGACTACCCCGACAACGACCGGCTCTGGGAGATCGTCGAGGACCTGGAGGCGAACCAGTTCTACACCGCCCCCACGGCGATCCGCTCTTTCATGAAGTGGGGCGAGGAGTACCCGAACCGCCACGACCTCTCCTCGCTGCGCCTGCTCGGGACGGTCGGCGAGCCGATCAACCCGAAGGCCTGGAAGTGGTACTACAAGCACGTCGGCGACGAGGACTGCCCCATCGTGGACACCTGGTGGCAGACCGAGACCGGCGGGATGATGGTCACAACCCTGCCCGGGGTCAAGAACATGAAGCCGGGCTCCGCGGGCCCGCCGCTGCCCGGCGTCGACGTCCGGGTCGTCGACGCCGAGGGCGGGGAAGTACCCGCCGGCGGCGCGGGCTACCTCACCGTCCACAAGCCCTGGCCGGGCATGCTCCGGACGCTGTATCGAAACGACGAGCGGTTCATCGACGAGTACTGGGCGGTCTACTCCGACACCGACTCCGACGACCCGGAGGACTGGGTCTACTTCCCCGAGGACGGCGCGAAGGTCGACGACGACGGCTACATCACGGTCGTGGGCCGGGTCGACGACGTGGTCAACGTCTCCGGCCACCGGCTGGGGACCATGGAGATCGAGTCCGCCGTCGTCGCCGCGGAGGGCGTCGCCGAGGCCGCCGTGGTCGGTGCCGACCACGACGTCAAGGGCGAGGCGGTCCACGCCTACGTCATCCTCGAGGACGGCCACGAGGCCGGCGAGGAGATGCGCGCGCGCATCGAGGAATCCGTCGAGGACGCCATCGGGCCCATCGCCCGGCCCGAGCGAGTCGTCTTCACGCCCGAACTCCCCAAGACCCGCTCGGGGAAGATCATGCGTCGGCTGCTCGAGGAGATCTCCGACGGCGAGGAGCTGGGCGACACCTCCACGCTCCGGAACCCGGACGTCGTCGAGGACATCCGCCAGGACGTGCAGGGCGACTGA